A window from Suncus etruscus isolate mSunEtr1 chromosome 18, mSunEtr1.pri.cur, whole genome shotgun sequence encodes these proteins:
- the PAQR8 gene encoding membrane progestin receptor beta, which translates to MTTAILERLSTLSVSGQQLRRLPKILEDGLPKMPCTVPETDVPQLFREPYIHTGYRPTGHEWRYYFFSLFQKHNEVVNVWTHLLAALAVLLRFWAFAEAEALQWASIRALPLLLFILSSITYLTCSLLAHLLQSKSELSHYTFYFVDYVGVSVYQYGSALAHFFYSSDQAWYERFWLFFLPAAAFCGWLSCAGCCYAKYRYRRPYPIMRKICQVVPAGLAFVLDISPVAHRVALCHLAGCQEQAAWYHTLQILFFLVSAYFFSCPVPEKYFPGSCDIVGHGHQIFHAFLSICTLSQLEAILLDYQGRQEIFLQRHGPLSVYTACLSFFFLAACSAATAALLRHKVKARLIKKDS; encoded by the coding sequence ATGACCACTGCCATTCTGGAGCGCCTGAGCACGCTGTCGGTGAGTGGGCAGCAGCTTCGCCGCCTGCCCAAGATCCTGGAGGATGGGCTGCCCAAGATGCCGTGCACTGTGCCCGAGACAGACGTGCCCCAACTTTTCCGGGAGCCCTACATCCACACCGGCTATCGCCCCACGGGCCACGAGTGGCGCTACTACTTCTTCAGCCTGTTTCAGAAACACAATGAAGTGGTCAACGTCTGGACCCACTTGCTGGCGGCCTTGGCTGTCCTCCTGCGCTTCTGGGCCTTTGCTGAGGCCGAGGCTCTGCAATGGGCCTCCATTCGTGCCCTGCCTCTGCTCCTCTTCATCTTGTCTTCCATCACGTATCTCACCTGCAGCTTGCTGGCCCACCTGTTACAGTCCAAGTCAGAGCTCTCCCACTACACTTTCTACTTCGTGGATTACGTGGGAGTGAGCGTTTACCAGTATGGCAGCGCGTTGGCCCACTTCTTCTACAGCTCTGACCAAGCCTGGTATGAGCGCTTCTGGCTTTTCTTCTTGCCAGCTGCAGCCTTCTGTGGCTGGTTATCTTGTGCTGGTTGTTGCTACGCAAAGTATCGTTACAGGAGGCCTTACCCAATCATGAGGAAGATATGCCAGGTGGTGCCAGCAGGGCTGGCATTTGTCCTAGACATCAGCCCTGTGGCCCACCGTGTGGCCCTGTGTCACCTCGCTGGTTGCCAGGAGCAGGCAGCTTGGTACCACACGCTCCAGATCCTCTTCTTCCTGGTCAGCGCCTACTTCTTCTCCTGCCCCGTCCCTGAGAAGTACTTCCCTGGATCTTGTGACATTGTGGGCCATGGACACCAGATCTTCCATGCGTTTCTATCTATCTGCACACTATCCCAGCTGGAAGCCATCCTTCTGGACTATCAGGGGCGCCAAGAGATCTTTCTCCAGCGCCATGGGCCCCTGTCTGTCTATACAGCctgcctctctttctttttcttggctgCCTGCAGTGCAGCTACAGCCGCTCTCTTGAGGCACAAAGTCAAGGCCAGACTGATCAAGAAAGACTCCTGA